A single genomic interval of Zingiber officinale cultivar Zhangliang chromosome 4A, Zo_v1.1, whole genome shotgun sequence harbors:
- the LOC121969901 gene encoding xyloglucan glycosyltransferase 4-like, with the protein MAPGSVVVTMENPINFSVVQVEGLDPGSVLEKGRAKNQKQFRWFLFLRAQRAVAFLSWSFFGLAKLLATAQKRLLSFNTSQKPHRMGKLLLVLRAFLLVSVMALVFEIYAHKNELHLIQPWEVQNMAQQAYMLWLSFRITYVSPLVMSLSRFCIVLFLIQSLDRFVLCFGCFWIKFKKLKPRLQDEVNGKAATSYFPMVLVQIPMCNEREVYEQSISAVCQLDWPKDKLLIQVLDDSDIKSLQLLIKNEVSIWKQKGINIVYRHRFFRTGYKAGNLASAMSCDYIKGYEFVAIFDADFQPNPDFLKLTVPHFKDNPELGLVQARWSFVNKDENLLTRLQHINLAFHFEVEQQVNGMYLNFFGFNGTAGVWRISALEDSGGWLERTTVEDMDIAVRAHLNGWKFIFLNDVKVLCELPESYETYKKQQYRWHSGPMQLFKLCLPTIITSKISSWKKFNLIFLFFLLRKLILPFYSFTLFCIILPLTMFVPEAELPIWVICYIPVTMSILNILPSPKSFPFIIPYLLFENTMSVTKFNAMISGLFQLSSSYEWVVTKKTGRASDSDLVGMKAKALEQDQILLKQASEADLEALDSEDKEMEISEKKKRRNRIYRKELVLACLLLTAAARSLLSAQGVHFYFLLFQGLSFLVVGLDLIGEQTN; encoded by the exons ATGGCTCCGGGATCAGTGGTGGTGACAATGGAGAACCCGATCAATTTCTCTGTAGTACAAGTTGAAGGCCTAGACCCAGGCTCCGTGTTGGAGAAGGGCAGGGCCAAGAACCAGAAGCAATTCCGATGGTTCCTCTTCCTCAGGGCTCAGAGGGCCGTCGCCTTCCTCTCTTGGTCCTTCTTTGGCCTGGCCAAGCTTCTTGCCACGGCTCAAAAACGTCTCCTCTCCTTCAACACCTCGCAGAAGCCTCACAGGATGGGCAAGCTGCTGCTGGTTCTTAGGGCTTTCCTGCTCGTTTCCGTCATGGCGTTGGTGTTCGAAATCTATGCGCATAAGAACGAGCTGCATCTGATCCAGCCTTGGGAGGTCCAGAACATGGCGCAGCAGGCTTATATGCTATGGCTTTCCTTTAGAATAACCTACGTTTCCCCTCTCGTCATGAGTCTCTCGAGGTTCTGTATCGTTCTCTTCTTGATTCAATCTCTTGATAGATTCGTGCTCTGCTTTGGCTGTTTCTGGATCAAGTTTAAGAAACTTAAACCGAGATTGCAAGATGAAGTGAATGGCAAGGCCGCCACTTCCTACTTTCCCATGGTTCTGGTTCAGATTCCCATGTGCAACGAGAGAGAG GTCTATGAGCAATCTATATCTGCTGTGTGCCAATTGGATTGGCCAAAAGACAAGCTCTTAATCCAAGTCCTTGACGATTCTGATATAAAGAGTTTGCAGCTCCTTATCAAAAATGAAGTGTCTATATGGAAACAGAAAGGCATAAACATAGTATATCGCCATAGATTCTTCAGGACTGGTTACAAGGCCGGTAACCTGGCCTCGGCAATGTCCTGCGATTACATTAAGGGCTATGAGTTCGTGGCCATCTTCGATGCAGATTTCCAGCCAAACCCAGATTTCCTGAAACTAACAGTGCCCCATTTCAAG GACAATCCTGAGTTGGGACTTGTTCAAGCCAGGTGGTCTTTTGTGAACAAGGATGAAAACCTGCTCACTAGGCTGCAGCACATCAATCTCGCCTTCCATTTTGAGGTGGAGCAGCAAGTCAACGGCATGTACCTCAACTTCTTTGGATTCAACGGCACAGCCGGAGTGTGGAGAATTAGCGCTCTTGAGGATTCTGGCGGCTGGCTGGAGAGAACTACTGTAGAGGACATGGACATAGCAGTCAGAGCTCACCTCAATGGCTGGAAGTTCATCTTCCTAAACGATGTCAAG GTTCTCTGTGAACTTCCGGAATCATATGAAACCTATAAGAAGCAGCAATATAGATGGCACTCAGGTCCTATGCAGCTCTTCAAGCTCTGCCTTCCCACCATCATCACTTCAAAG ATATCATCTTGGAAAAAGTTCAACttgatcttcctcttcttcctcctgagGAAATTGATCCTCCCCTTCTACTCTTTCACCTTGTTCTGCATAATCCTTCCCTTGACAATGTTTGTTCCAGAGGCGGAGCTGCCAATTTGGGTGATCTGCTACATTCCTGTTACCATGTCTATTCTCAACATCCTTCCATCGCCAAAATCCTTTCCTTTCATCATCCCTTACCTCCTGTTTGAGAACACAATGTCTGTGACCAAGTTCAATGCGATGATCTCGGGCTTGTTTCAGCTGAGTAGTTCCTATGAGTGGGTTGTGACCAAGAAAACTGGGAGGGCCTCAGACTCCGATCTTGTGGGGATGAAGGCAAAGGCTCTTGAACAAGACCAGATTCTGCTGAAGCAAGCTTCAGAGGCTGACTTGGAGGCACTGGATTCGGAGGACAAGGAGATGGAAATCTctgagaagaaaaagagaaggaacAGAATCTATAGAAAAGAGCTGGTGCTTGCTTGCCTTTTGCTCACAGCAGCTGCAAGGAGCTTGCTTTCTGCTCAAGGAGTTCATTTCTACTTCTTGCTCTTTCAAGGGCTGTCATTTCTGGTTGTTGGTCTGGATCTCATTGGGGAGCAAACAAACTGA